The genomic DNA GGGGGTGAGGTCGAGGCTGAGGAGGTCCAGGTGGCCCGGCGTCATCTTGAGGAAGCTGTACGGTGCGCCTTCGGCGAGCCGGTCGCCCAGGTCGGCGAGGTCCAGCGGCTCGGGCAGGAGATGGACCGGCTGCCCGGTCAGCAGCGGGGTGAAGAGGTTGGGGATCCCGAGGTCGAAGGAGATCGAGGAGAAGACCGCCGATCCTCCCGTGCCCCGGGCGGCGTAGGCGTCGACCGTCCAGAGCAGGTAGTTCGCCAGGCCGCGGTGCTCGATCATCACGCCCTTGGGGGCGCCGGTGGAGCCGGAGGTGTAGATGACGTAGGCGAGCCGCCGGTGGTCCCGGACGGGTGCCTCGGGCGCGGTCGGCGGGTGGGCGTCGACGGCGGCCCGGTGTTCGTCCATCAGCACCCGGTGGTGCCCGGGGCCGGCCGGGCCGAGGGCTTCGAGGTGCCGGCGCTCGGTGACGACGATCTCGCAGCCCGCCGCGGCGGCCATCAGCCGCAGCCGCTCGGCCGGCAGTTCGGGGTCGAGCGGGAGGTAGCCGGCTCCGGACTTCCACACGCCGATCAGGACCGGCAGGAGGTCGAGGGTGCGTCCCAGGCAGACACCGATCAGCGTGTCCGGACGGGAGCCGAGGGAGCGCAGGTGCCGCGCGATCCGGTTCGAGCGTTCCTCCAGGTCGCGGTAGCTGAGCGTGCCCGCGGCGGTCCGGACGGCCGTCGCGTCCGGGGTGCGGGCGGCCTGTGCCGTGATCAGTTCGTCGACACCGACCGGTTCGCGGTGCGCGGTGCCGCCGGATCCCCAGGTCTCCAGCTCGGCGTGCCGGTCGTGCGCGGGGAGGTACGCCCCGGACACCGGGCCCCCGGGGTCGGCGGCGAAGGCCTCCAGGACCAACCGGTAGATCCGGCCGAGGGCGGTCAGGCGGTCGGGGGTGAGCGCGTCGGCCCGGGCGCGCAGTCGCAGGGTCGACCCCTGTACGAAGACCTCCAGCCCGTACCCGCCCGTCCCGGGGGCGTCCACGGCGGTGAACAGCACCTGCCGGTGCCGGGCCGGCGGATCGGCGTCGAGCGGGTCGGCGGGCGCGTCGAGCGGGTCGGCGAGCCGGCGGACGGACTCCTGCCAGGTCGGGCCGGGCGGTCCGACCTGGAGGCGGCGGATCCCGTCACGCCCGGGCAGCGCGACCTCGGTGTGGAGTCCCTCGTCCTCGGAGATCAGGTCGAGGACCTTGAGGTGGACCACGAGCAGGGCGGTCACCGGGTCGGCTTCCGGCCCGCCGAGACGCTCGGCGAGGTCGGCGAATCCGACGCTCTCCTCGGTCGGTCGGCCCGGGGTCGGCACCGGGTCCGGTTCCCAGGCGCCGGGCAACGTCAGCAGGACGGTCACTGGTTCTCCTCGGTCGAGAGTTCGGCAAGCATCCGGGCCACCAGGTCGGCCGCTTCGTCGACCACGAAGTGGCCGGCGTCGACGAGCCGCAGGGAGAACGGCCGGGAGGTCTCGGCGCGCCAGTGCGTCATCGCGCCGTACTCGACGACCGGGTCGTGCAGGCCGCCGATCACGGTGAGCGGCACGTCGAGCGGCGGCTCCGGGTGGTAGGCCAGCCGCTCGATCAGCCGGTAGTCGGCCCGGATCACCGGTTCGAACAGCGCCATCAGGTCGGGGTCGGCGAGCACGCTCGGCGCGATCCCGCCGTAGTCCGCGAACCTGCGGAACAGCTCCTCGCGGGGCAGCACGTGCATCGGGTCGGTGATCTCGCGGACCGCCGGTGCCTCGATGGACGAGACGACCAGGAGGGACGGCATGCGCCGGCCCGCCGCCCGCAGGCGGCGGGCGAGCTGGAAGGCCAGCATCGAGCCGGAGCAGTGTCCGAACAACACGTAGGGGCGGTCCAGCAGCGGAGCCAGTGCCCCCTCGATGCCGTCCAGCAGGACCGGCAGTTCGTCGACGAGCGGCTCCTCGACCCGGTTCTCCCGGCCCGGCAGCCGGACCGCGCAGAGCTCGGTGTCGGCGGGGAGCCGGCCGGTCCAGCCGTTGTAGAGCGCGGCTCCGCCCCCGATGTGCGGGAAGCAGACGACCCGCAGCCGCGGGTCGGCGACCCGGCGCGGCCGGGCGATCCACTTCCGGTCGGTGAGCCGGTTGCGCCCGGCCAGGCGGAGGTAGCCGGCGGAACGGGCGGTGCCCGCGCTCGGCTGCGGCGTGTTCACGGTCCTCCTGGGTGGTTCAGGCCGTTCGCGTGGCGAACAGGGTGTAGACCTCGGTGCCCCGGTACTCGGCGGGCTGGTCGACCGCGGTGCGCATCCCGTGGCGGGTGAACAGCTCGTCGATCCGGGCGAGTTCGGCGGGTCCGCCCTCGACCTCGACGGCGGCGTTGCGGATCCCGGGCCACAACCGGTCGCCGATGCCCTGGAGTACCGCGAGTTCGAATCCCTCGACGTCGACCTTGAGGAAGTCGATCCGGTCGATGCCGAGCCGTGCCGCCACGGCGTCGAGCCGGTCGACCTGGCAGGCCACCAGTTCGACGTCCTCGAAGCGGCCCTCCAGGAGCTCGTCCGCCTCCTCGACGAAGACCTCCCGGCGGAGTGGGTCGTCCAGTCCTGCCGCGACGTTCTCGATGTAGGAGCGGACCAGCGCCTTGTCCTCGGCGGGGTCGGCGTCGAAGCCGGACATCATCGTGTACTGCGGGTAGTGGGTCAGCTGCCGGATCTCGGGGGCGCTGCCGAGGGCGAGGTTGAACGCGGTGACGCCGGGCAGTGCGGCGATGTTGCGGCTCAGCGCCTCGAAGGTCCTGGGCACCGGCTCGAAGGAGAACACCCGAGCGCCGGGCCAGCGTTGCGCGGCGAACAGGCTGAACATCCCGATGTTGGCGCCGACGTCCACGATCACCGGCCGGTCGGGCAGGCCGAGGCCCTCCGCCGGGAGGTAGCCCTCGTCCTCGAAGATCTCCTTGTAGAGGTAGTCGGTCTCGTTGCGGTTGAGGGTGTGCACCGCCATGCCGTTCGGCAGGGTCCGCAGGTGGGTCATCGGGCCAGCTCCTCGCGGGTGATGCGGGCGATCTCGGGGTCGGCGAGCAGCGGGCCCGGCGACTCCACTCCGTAGTCGGTCCAGTGGACGGCGTCGTCCTCCAGCACCGGCCCCCAGACCTCCTCGGTCGGCCCGGCGTCCCGTTCGTCCTGGACGATCAGCACCGGGCCGTCGTAGGCCCGCGGCCGGTATCCGGCCAGGGCGACCGCGAGCGCCGCGGACGCCCGCTGCAGCCTGGGGAGCTCCGCCGCCGGGGTCTCCCCGTCGTACCAGCCCTCCGCCCGCAGCCGGGCCAGCACCTGCTCGCCGCTCTCCTCGCCACCGAGCCCGCACAGCCGTGCCACACGGGCGAGTTGGGCCTCCAGCGCCTCCTGCGGGTGGGCCGGTCCGGCCTGCCCCGGGAGGTCCGGGCGGATCATCACCAGCGCGGACACCTGCGCCGAGCGGGCCCGCAGCACCCGGGCCGTCTCGAAGGCGAGCACCGCGCCGGCGGCGACGCCGACCAGCGCGAACCCGCCCTCGGGCCGGGCCTCCAGGAGCTCGGCGGCGTAGGCCTCGGCCAGCCCGGTCAGGCTGCCCTCCCACGGGTCGGTCCCGTCCGTGCCCGGCAGGACCAGGCCGTGGACCGGGCGTCCGCCGCACCAGCCGAGCGCGGCCGCCCGCTCGGCGCCGGCGTACCGGTCGGAGTGCACCAGGAAGACCGGCGAGCCCTCGCCGGTGGTGATCCGCGTCAGCCTGCGGCGTTCGGTCGGATCGGCCGCCGCCGGGGAGTCCGCGGTCAGCGCCGCGGGCGGACGGACGCCCTCGCCTGCGGCGCCGAGGGTGAGGCTCTCGGCGAGCCGGGCGGGGGTCGGGTTGCGGAACACCGCGGAGCTGCGCAGGGCGATCCCGCGCTGCCGTGCGGCGATGACCGCGTCGACCACCCGGAGCGAGTTGCCCCCGATCTCGAAGAAGTCGTCGTACGGGGAGACCTCGGCGCCGAACAGGTCGGCCCATGTCTCGCGCAGGGTTCGTTCGATCGTCTGGCACGATCCGCTGGCACTGGTCACCTGACGGACAGTAGGTGAGCGGCGCAGGCACGGTCGGCAGTCCCGGCGGCAGCTCGCAGGCGAAATGCCGCCGCCGGGCGGCGGGTCAGACGACGCCGAGCGCGGTGATACGGGACGGCAGGCCGGCCCAGACCTCGGGGGTGTAGAAGTGCCCGCCCGGCAGCACGTCGTGGCGGTAGTCGCCGGTCGCGAGCGCCCGCCACTGCCCCACCGTGTCGGGGTCGATGACCGGGTCGTCCGCGCCCCTGAGCACCTGGAGCGGCATCCCCACGGACGCCGCCCCGCGGTGGCGGAAGGTGTCCCTGACCACCAGGTCGGCCCGCATCAGCTCGACGGCCATCGCCCGCAGGTCCGGGTCGCCGAGTACGTGCGCGGGGATCAGCCCGAAGGTCCGCATCCACTCCAGCAGGCCGGCGTCCGAGTCCCGTTGGGAGGGGAACATGTCCTGGGGCGTGAGGCCTCGGCTGGGCGCGTTCGCGGAGGACACCACCAGCGCCTGCGGGGCGGGCCCGCCCCGGTCCTGGATCCGGGAGGCGACGTCGAAGGCCATCCAGCCGCCCATGCTGTGCCCGAAGAGGACGTACGGGCGTTCGGCGGCCACCGAGCCGACGGCACGGACGGCGTCCTCGGCCAGCTCGTCCCAGTCCTGCAGGAACTCCTCGGCGAACCGCCCCTCCCGCCCCGGGTAGCACACCACCGCGAGTTCGGTGTCCGGCGCCAGGGTGTCGGCCCACGGGAGGTAGGCGCCGGCACCGCCGCCGCAGAAGCCCAGGCACACCAGAGTGCGTCGGGCCCCGGGCAGGATCCTGGGGCGGACCACCGCCGGGTCCTGCTGTCCGATGGAGGACATCGGCCCCCTCACCTTCCGGGCTCGCGCCCCGTCGGGCCGCCCGGGGCGGCGTTCGCCAGGCCCGTCACGTGGGCGGCGAGGTCCCGCAGGCGCGGGTACCGGTACACGTCCTTGGTGGCGATCAGCACGCCGCGCTCCCGCTTCAGGCGCCCGACCACCCGGAGGGCGAGCAGGGAGTGCCCGCCCAACGCGAAGAAGTCGCTGTCCGCGGTGACGCCCTCGCGGCCCAGCACCTCGGTCCACACCTCCGCGATCAGCTCCTCGACCGGGCCCAGCGGCCTGCTGCCCGCGGGGCCGCCGGACGGGACCCGCTCCGGCCGCGGCAGGGCGCCCGGGTCGAGCTTCCCGTTCGGATTGAGCGGCAGCGCGTCCAGGCCCACCACATCGGCGGGCAGCATGTGCTCGGGCAGCAGCTGGGCCAGCCGCTCGCGCAGCCGGTCGCCGGCCGCACGGGCCGGGACGACGTAGCCGATCAGCCGGTCGCCCGCCGGGCCGCGGTCGTGCAGCACCACGGCGCTGGACACCTCCGGGCAGGCGGCCAGGGCGGCCTCCACCTCCGCGAGTTCCACCCGGAACCCCCGGAGCTTGACCTGCCGGTCGGCGCGGCCGAGGAACTCCAGCAGGCCGGCCCCGGTCCGCCGCACCCGGTCGCCGGTGCGGTAGATCCGCGCCCCGGGCGGTCCGAAGGGATCGGCGACGAACCGCTCGGCGGTCAGCCCGGGGCGGTTGACGTAGCCGACGGCGAGTCTTCCGCCGCCGACGTACAGCTCGCCCTCCTCGCCGGGGGCGGTCTCCCGCAGCGTTCCGTCGAGGACGTGCAGCCGGCTGCCCGGCAGTGCCTCGCCCAGGTGGGGGTCCCGGCCCGCGAACCGGGCCCGGGCGACCTCCACGGTGCACTCGGTCGGGCCGTACAGGTTCAGCGCCTGCGGCCCGCCCTGCCCGCCGGCGTCGGCCAGTTCGCGCCAGACCGGCGCCGGTACGGGCTCACCGCCCATCAGGAGCCGCAGCCGGCGACCGTCGGGCCGGGGGCCGAGCAGCCGGTCGCGCAGCAACTCCCAGTGGGAGGGCGTCAGATCGAGATCGGTGACGGCGTGTTCGTCGAGCAGTGCGGCGAGCCGGTCCGGGTCCTTGCGGTCGTCCTCGCCGATGACCACCACCGTGTCGCCGCGACACACCCGTGCCCACTGCGGCACCGAGGCGTCGAAGGACACGCTGGCGTTCCAGCCGACCACCGCCGGTGGGCCCTCGAAGACCTCGGCCTCCTCCAGCGCCGCGTAGAGCGAGGCCACCGCGGAGCGGGTCACCTCGACTCCCTTGGGACGGCCGCTGGAACCGGAGGTGAAGATCACGTAGGCCGGGTCGCCCGGCCCCGGAGCGGCGTCGGCGCCGGGCGCGGTCGGCCCCTCGTCGGCCGCGGGGTCCAGGACCCATGCCCCGCCGGGCGCCGCCCGGCCGTCGGCCGGCCCGCCGATCACCGCGGTGATCCCGGCCTCCCCGGCCATGAACTCCAGCCGCTCGGCGGGGTAGCCGCCGTCCAGCGGGACGTAGGCGGCGCCTGCCCGCCACACCCCGAGCAGGGCGCTCACCAGCGCGCAGCCGCGGGGCACGCTCACCGCGACCCGGTCGCCGGGTCCGACCCCGCGGGCCGCCAGGGCGGCGGCCAGGCGAGCCGACTCCCGGTCGAGTGCGGCGAAGTCGAGCGTTCCGTCCGGGCCGCACACGGCGGTCCGGCCGGGGTGTCGACGGACCGCGGCGCGGAACCGGTCGACCAGGTCGGGGTGGCGCGGTTCGCTGTCGGGCGCGGTGGTCATCGGTCGTACTGCTGGCACCTTCGGGACCTCCTTCGGTTCGGGCTCAGACGGCGGCGGCCGAGGGCTGGACGGTGGGACGGCAGTCGGCGAGGGCCACCGGCCGGCCCATCGCCACGACGATCCGCCGATCGCCCCGGAACGGGTCCCGTCCGTGCGCGCACCGGAGGTTGTCGACCAGGAGCAGGTCTCCCGGCTGCCACGGGGCGCGGACGGTGGCGCGCCGGTAGGCGGCGCGGATGGTCTCCAGGTCCTCACGGGTGAGCGCGGTGCCGTCGCCGTAGGAGGTGTTGAACGGCAGGCCGTCGCGTCCGAACTCCTCGACCAGGGTCTCGCGGAGTTCCTCGTCCAGCGCCCACTCGTTCCAGAACGCCAGGTGGTTGAACCAGAGTTCGTCGCCGGTCGCCGGGTGACGGATGATCCCGGGCCGGATCTGGCCGGTGCGCAGCAGCCCGTCCTCGCGCCACGACCAGCCGATCCGGTTGTCGGCGCAGTACGCCTCGGCCCTGGCGGGGTCGTCGGTGGCGAATGCGGTCTGCCAGTCGGTGGACATGTGCTCGAGGTAGCTGCGGGTCAGCCTCCAGCCGACCGCGCGCACCCGGTCCCGGATGGCGTCGGGGAGGTCGGCGAGGACCTGCCGGACGTCGGCCACCGGGGTAGCGCCGCCCTCGTCCGGGGCGACGAGGCAGGCGAACAGCAGCAGGCCGGGGAAGGTCAGCGTGTAGCTGTTCTCGTTGTGCATCTCGATCGCCTGCGCGGGCGGCAGTTCGGTGGAGGAGAAGACGTCCGCGCCGAAGTCGCTGCGCGGGGTGGCCTTCTCCCGGTACGGGGTCCGCTCGGGGATCAGGACGTCGCGCAGACGGGCGAAGGACTCGACGCCGTCGACCGGCAGACCTCGCAGCAGCAGTGCGCCGTGCTCCAGCAGGGCCCCGGCGATCTCCGGGCGGCGCTCCTCCAGCCATGCGGCGGCCCGCTCCGGGCCCACCCCGTCGACCACCGCGGTGGCCGGCGCGCCGGGCGTGAGCCGCCATTCGAGTGTGGTTGTCCGCTGCACTGTCACTCCTCCGTGTTCGGGCGGGTCAGCCGGGCGTCGAGCAGGCTCCCGATCACCCGGATCGGTTCGCGCTGGTTCATCCCCATGTGTTCGGCGTCGACGCCGTGCGACACCAGGGCGCCCCGCACGTAGGGGGCCCAGGCCTCGGCCGGGTCGAGTTCCGCCTCGGTCCCGAGGGCTCGGAAGTACAGGACGTCGCCGGCGAACGTCCCGGCGGTCTCGTAGGCCACGAACGCCCGCAGGTTGTCGAAGGTCGTGCGGACCACGGTGGCGACCTGGTCGTGCTCCAGCATCCCGAACACGGTGTCCTGGCGGCGCAGCAGTTCGACCAGTTCCTCGTCCGACTCCGGCTCCGGCAGCTCCCGGCCCTCGTCCTCCAGCAGCGCGGACATCACCCACCGGCGGTCCACCACGGCGCCGGTGCGGAAGCTCCGCGGCAGGGGGAAGGAGTCCATCATCGCGAGGGTGCCCACCTGCTCCCCCAGCGCCTGCAGGCGGACCGCGATCGCATGCGCCACGACGCCGCCGAAGGACCAGCCGAGCAGGTGGTAGGGCCCCTGCGGCTGGACCTCGCGGATCCGCGCCACATGGCTGTCGGCGATCTCCTCCACCGTCGGCTGCCGCAGTCCGGGGTCGGTGTACTGCGGTGACTGCAGCCCGATGACGGGGCGGTCCTCGTGGATGTGCCGCAGCAGCCCCGAGTAGACCCAGCTCAGTCCGGACGGCGTGTGCACGCAGAACAGCGGGGCGCCCTCGCCCGAGCGCATGGTCAGCACCGGTTCCATCGGGTTGCCCCGGGTGCGGGTGGCGAACTGCTCGGCCAGTCTGGCGACGGTCGGCCACCGGTACAGGTCGCGGATGGACAGCGTGGCGGTGCCGGTTCCGGCGATTCCCTTGATCCGGTCCAGGAGGCGGACGGCGAGCAGGGAGTGCCCGCCGAGGTTGAAGAAGTTGTCGTCGATGCCGACCTCGGGGACGCCGAGGGCCTCGGCGAAGTACCGGAGCAGCTCTTCCTCGACCCGGGTCCGGGGCGTCCGGGGGTCGTCGCCGGCCCCCGCCCGGGCGGGCAGGGCGCGCCGGTCGAGCTTCCCGTTGCGGGTCAGCGGGAGGGCGTCCAGCAGGATGACCTCTGGGACCATGTACTGCGGCAACCGGTCCTGGAGGGAGCCGCGGAGCCGGTCCGCGGTCACGTCGGGCCGGGACGGCACCGCGTAGGCCACCAGGCGCCGGTCCCCGGGGGTGTCCTCGCGCACCACCACGGCGCTCTGGGCGGCGTCGGGGTCCGCGGTGAGCACAGCCTGGATCTCTCCCGGCTCGATCCGGAAGCCGCGGATCTTCACCTGGTCGTCGGCCCGGCCCAGGTACTCCAGCCGGCCGGACGCCGTCCACCGGGCCAGGTCGCCGCTGCGGTACATCCGCTCGCCGTCCGGTCCGAACGGGCAGGCCACGAACCGCTCGGACGTGAGGCCCGGCCGGCCGAGGTAGCCGCGCGCCACCTGCGGGCCGGCCAGGTACAGCTCGCCCGTCACGCCGATCGGGGCCGGACGCAGGCGCTCGTCCAGGACGAACATCCGCAGGCCCGGCAGCGGGCGGCCGACCGGGCTGCGGCCCGCCGCGGCGGCGGCCGTGGCGCGGTCCAGGGCCAGACGGGTGGAGTGGACCGTGGTCTCGGTGATCCCGTACATGTTGACCAGCGTCACCGCGTCGTCCGGGTGCCGGTCGTACCAGTCGCCCAGGCGACCGAGGTCCAGTGCCTCGCCGGCCAGCACCACGGTTCGCAGAGCGAGCTCGCGCCCCCGGCGCGCGTCCTCCCGGATCAGCGGGTAGAACGCGGAGGGGGTCTGGCTCAGCACGGTGACGCCCTCGTCCGCGAGCAGGTCGAGGAAGGCCCGGGGCGAGCGCGAGACGTCGAACGGGACGGTGACCAGACGTCCGCCGTGGGCCAGCGCGCCCCACATCTCGAAGACCGACACGTCGAACGCGTACGAGTGGAACCACGACCACACGTCCCGGTCGTCGAAGGCGAAGGCGTCCTCGGTCGCCCGCAGCAGCGCGACGACGTTGCGGTGCGGGATGACCACGCCCTTGGGACGGCCGGTGGAACCGGACGTGTAGATGACGTACGCCGGGTGCTCGGGCCGCAGCCGGGCACGCCGCTCGGCGTCGGTGAGCGGCGCGGGGTCCCGGGCGTCGAGCGCGGAACGGGTCTCGGGGTGGTCGAGGGTGATGCGCCGCAGACCCTGCGGGCCCGGCAGGTGCCGGGCGGCGACGGTGTTGGTGACCGCGAGGAGGGGCCGGCCCTCCTCGATCAGTCGGGCGATCCGCTCGGCGGGGTAGTCGGGGTCGATCGGCAGGTAGGCGCCGCCGGCCTTGAGGACCGCGAGGATCGCGACGGCGAGGTCGACGGAGCGCTCCAGCACGACCGCGACCAGCTGCTCCGGGCCGACGCCGTGCGCGACGAGGTGCCTGGCCAGGCGGTTGGCGCGGGCGTCGAGCTCGGCGTAGCCGAGCCGCTCCTCTCCGGCCGTCACCGCGATCGCCCCGGCCCGCCGGGCGGCCTGCGCCTCGAAGAGGTCGACCAGGGTGGCGGCGGACGGCTCCAGGGCGACGGCGTTCCAGGTGGTGAGGAGCTGCTCGCGCTCGTCCGGGGCGAGCGCCTCGACGTCCAGGATCCGTGCGTCCGGGTCTGCGGTCAGAGCGGCGAGCAGCCGGGCGAGGCGTGCGGCCGCGGCCGCGGCGGTCGTCTCCTCGAACAGGTCGGCGGCGTACTCGACGGTGATGTCGAGGCCGGCCGGGCTCCCGTCGGTGTTCCGGTGCCGGGTGAAGACGAAGGTGAGGTCGAACTTGGCGGTGCCGGTGGAGACGGGCAGGAACTCGGCGCGCAGGCCCGGAAGGTCGAGTGCGACCGGGTTCCCCTCCTCCATCGCGAGGCTGACCTGGAACAACGGGTGCCGACCGGCCGACCGCGTGGGGTTGAGGGCGGTGACGATCCGGTCGAACGGCAGGTCCTCGTGCGACCAGGCGTCGAGGTCGGCCTCCCGGACCCGGCCCAGCAGGGTCCGGAAGGAGGGGTTGCCGCTGGTGTCGGTGCGCAGCACCACGGTGTTGGTGAAGTAGCCGACCAGCTGTTCCAGGGCCTCCTCCGGTCTGCCGACCACGGTCGAGCCGAGCGGGATGTCCTCGCCGGCGCCCGTCCGGGTGAGCAGGACCGCTGTCGCGGCCTGGACCACCATGAAGGGAGTCGTCCCGGTCTCGCGGGACGCCTCGATCAGGGCCCGGTGCAGTTCGGGCGGGCAGTGCACGGTGGTGTGGGCGCCGCGGTAGGAGGCGGCCTCCGGCCGCGGCCGGTCGACCGGCAGGCCGACTTCCTCCGGAAGTTCCGCCAGCTGGTCCTTCCAGAATGCGAGTTGACGGTGAGCCTCGGAGTCGGGGTCGTCCGGGTGGCCCAGCAGGTCGCGTTCCCACACCGCGAAGTCGGCGTACTGCAGCGGCAGCGGTTCCCATCCCGGCGGTCGGCCGCCGGCGCGGGCCCGGTAGGCCGCGGCGAGGTCCTGGAGCAGCGGGACCTCCGAGGCGCCGTCGGTGACGATGTGGTGGATCACCAGCAGCAGCACGTGGCGGTCGTCGTCGATCCGGAGCAGGTGGGCGCGGATCGGCAGGTCGGCGGCGAGGTCGAAGGGCTCGGCCGCCAGCCGGGCCAGGGCCGCGGGTACGTCCGGTTCGGGAGTCGGCACCACCGCGAGGCGGACGGTGCCCGCTCCCCCGCCGAGCACTTCCTGGTAGACCTGTCCGTCCTGGGCACGGAACACCGTGCGCAGCGCCTCGTGGCGTTCGACCAGGTCGTTCAGTGCGAGGTCGAGGGCTTCCCGGTCCAACGGTCCGTCGAGCCGTACGGCGCTCGGCGCATTGTAGGTCGCGGACGGACCTTCCAACTGGTCCAGGAACCAGAGCCCCTGCTGCCGGAAGGAGGACGGGTGCATCGTCAGGACTCCATTTCTTCGCGCCGGAGCATCGCAGCGGCGCTGCGCAGCCGGAGGTCGGCGTCGTCCGCGAACAGGGCGAGCAGCGCCCCGAACCTGGCGGCGACGGCCTCCACGGTGGCGCGGTCGTAGCGGGCGGTGGGGTACTCGAGCGTTCCGGCGAGGCCCGCGGGCCGCTCGCCGTCGTACTGCTCGGCAAGGGTGAGGTCGAGGTCGAGCTTGGCGCTCGCGCCGTGCAGCGCCAGGGCCGCGGCGTGGACGCCCGGGAGGCGCGGTGTCGGAACGGTGCCCTGCTCCAGGGCCAGCCCGACCTGGAACAGCGGGTTGCGGCCGGCCTCCCGCGGCGGGTTGAGCGCCTGCACCAGCCGGTCGAACGGCACGTCGGGCCGGGCGTACGCCTCCAGGTTCGTCGCCCGGACCCGGGCCAGCAGGTCCCGGTAGGTGGGGTCGCCGGAGACGTCGGTGCGCAGGACCAGGGTGTTGACGAGGTAGCCGATCGCGTCGTCCGGGTCGCCGCCGGCCCGACCGTCGACGGGGGTTCCGATCGCGATGTCGTCGCCCGCGCCGCTGAGGGCGAGGGCCGCCGCCCATCCGGCGTGCAGGGCCATGAAGAGTGTCGTGCCGTTCTGCCGTGCCGTCCGGAGCAGACCGCGGTGCAGTTCGAGGTCGAGCACGACCGGGACGATCCCGCTCGGGTCGCCCGCCGCGCGGGCGCGCGGCCGGTCGCCCGGCACGGTGGACTCGGCGGGCAGTCCGGCCAGGGCGTCGCGCCAGTACCGGAGCTGGGTCGCCAGCAGGCTGTCCGGGTGGTCGGCGTCGCCGAGCCGGGCCAGTTGGCGGAGCGCGCAGTCGGCGTACTGCGCCGGTGGAGGGGGCAGGTCCGGTGCCCGGCCGGACAGCCGTGCCGCGTAGGCCTCACCGAGGTCGTCGAGCAGCGGGGGCAGGGAGCGGCCGTCGAAGACGATGTGGTGGACCAGCAGCATCAGCGCGTGGTCGGTCGGGCCCAGTTCGATCAGATGGGCCCGGAAGAGTGGGCCGTCGGCCAGGTCGAGGACCTGCGCGCCGAGGGCGGCCAGCAGGTCGGCGAGTCCGTTCTCGGTGCCGTGTTCGCGGTGCAGGTCCAGGCGGACCCGTTGCGGCGGCAGGATCCGCTGGAACGGGTCGCCGAGTCCGTCCTGCGGGAAGACGGTGCGCAGGGCCTCGTGCCGTCGCACGACGTCGTTCAGCGCGGCCTCGAGGCAGTCGGGCCGCAGCGGCCCGGTGAGGCGGAACGCGACCGGGATGTTGTAGGAGGCGCTGGGCCCCTCGATCTGGTCGACCATCCACAGCCCGAACTGGGCCGGGGAGAGCGGCATCGGCTCCGGGCGCGGCGCGGTGGGCGCGGCTTCCGCCGGCCGGCCGGCGCCCTGTCCGATCAGGGCGTCCAGTCGGGCCACCGTGGGTGCGCGGAAGACCGCGCCGAGGTCGAGGGCGAGGCCGAGGTCGGTGCGCAGCCGGCCGACGACCCGGGC from Kitasatospora terrestris includes the following:
- a CDS encoding amino acid adenylation domain-containing protein, producing the protein MTVLLTLPGAWEPDPVPTPGRPTEESVGFADLAERLGGPEADPVTALLVVHLKVLDLISEDEGLHTEVALPGRDGIRRLQVGPPGPTWQESVRRLADPLDAPADPLDADPPARHRQVLFTAVDAPGTGGYGLEVFVQGSTLRLRARADALTPDRLTALGRIYRLVLEAFAADPGGPVSGAYLPAHDRHAELETWGSGGTAHREPVGVDELITAQAARTPDATAVRTAAGTLSYRDLEERSNRIARHLRSLGSRPDTLIGVCLGRTLDLLPVLIGVWKSGAGYLPLDPELPAERLRLMAAAAGCEIVVTERRHLEALGPAGPGHHRVLMDEHRAAVDAHPPTAPEAPVRDHRRLAYVIYTSGSTGAPKGVMIEHRGLANYLLWTVDAYAARGTGGSAVFSSISFDLGIPNLFTPLLTGQPVHLLPEPLDLADLGDRLAEGAPYSFLKMTPGHLDLLSLDLTPAQTHRLAGIVVAAGDAFTSELAARWIDSAGTGGTVVGTEYGPTEITVGNSGEPVLEPPSGELIALGAPIPNTTMYVLTERLEPLPLGVPGEVYIGGAGVARGYLGRPGPTADRFLPDPYGAPGSRLYRTGDRGRRRPDGSLEFLGRLDHQVKIRGYRVEPGEIQAVLRRHPDVAEVVVLACGPHGRGRRLAAFVVPAPGTTADADRLRAHVAADLPDHMVPTHVLAVDRIPLTANGKVDNRTLQGLLPL
- a CDS encoding thioesterase II family protein, producing MNTPQPSAGTARSAGYLRLAGRNRLTDRKWIARPRRVADPRLRVVCFPHIGGGAALYNGWTGRLPADTELCAVRLPGRENRVEEPLVDELPVLLDGIEGALAPLLDRPYVLFGHCSGSMLAFQLARRLRAAGRRMPSLLVVSSIEAPAVREITDPMHVLPREELFRRFADYGGIAPSVLADPDLMALFEPVIRADYRLIERLAYHPEPPLDVPLTVIGGLHDPVVEYGAMTHWRAETSRPFSLRLVDAGHFVVDEAADLVARMLAELSTEENQ
- a CDS encoding FkbM family methyltransferase, which encodes MTHLRTLPNGMAVHTLNRNETDYLYKEIFEDEGYLPAEGLGLPDRPVIVDVGANIGMFSLFAAQRWPGARVFSFEPVPRTFEALSRNIAALPGVTAFNLALGSAPEIRQLTHYPQYTMMSGFDADPAEDKALVRSYIENVAAGLDDPLRREVFVEEADELLEGRFEDVELVACQVDRLDAVAARLGIDRIDFLKVDVEGFELAVLQGIGDRLWPGIRNAAVEVEGGPAELARIDELFTRHGMRTAVDQPAEYRGTEVYTLFATRTA
- a CDS encoding thioesterase domain-containing protein, which translates into the protein MTSASGSCQTIERTLRETWADLFGAEVSPYDDFFEIGGNSLRVVDAVIAARQRGIALRSSAVFRNPTPARLAESLTLGAAGEGVRPPAALTADSPAAADPTERRRLTRITTGEGSPVFLVHSDRYAGAERAAALGWCGGRPVHGLVLPGTDGTDPWEGSLTGLAEAYAAELLEARPEGGFALVGVAAGAVLAFETARVLRARSAQVSALVMIRPDLPGQAGPAHPQEALEAQLARVARLCGLGGEESGEQVLARLRAEGWYDGETPAAELPRLQRASAALAVALAGYRPRAYDGPVLIVQDERDAGPTEEVWGPVLEDDAVHWTDYGVESPGPLLADPEIARITREELAR
- a CDS encoding thioesterase II family protein, which codes for MSSIGQQDPAVVRPRILPGARRTLVCLGFCGGGAGAYLPWADTLAPDTELAVVCYPGREGRFAEEFLQDWDELAEDAVRAVGSVAAERPYVLFGHSMGGWMAFDVASRIQDRGGPAPQALVVSSANAPSRGLTPQDMFPSQRDSDAGLLEWMRTFGLIPAHVLGDPDLRAMAVELMRADLVVRDTFRHRGAASVGMPLQVLRGADDPVIDPDTVGQWRALATGDYRHDVLPGGHFYTPEVWAGLPSRITALGVV
- a CDS encoding non-ribosomal peptide synthetase, with the protein product MPAVRPMTTAPDSEPRHPDLVDRFRAAVRRHPGRTAVCGPDGTLDFAALDRESARLAAALAARGVGPGDRVAVSVPRGCALVSALLGVWRAGAAYVPLDGGYPAERLEFMAGEAGITAVIGGPADGRAAPGGAWVLDPAADEGPTAPGADAAPGPGDPAYVIFTSGSSGRPKGVEVTRSAVASLYAALEEAEVFEGPPAVVGWNASVSFDASVPQWARVCRGDTVVVIGEDDRKDPDRLAALLDEHAVTDLDLTPSHWELLRDRLLGPRPDGRRLRLLMGGEPVPAPVWRELADAGGQGGPQALNLYGPTECTVEVARARFAGRDPHLGEALPGSRLHVLDGTLRETAPGEEGELYVGGGRLAVGYVNRPGLTAERFVADPFGPPGARIYRTGDRVRRTGAGLLEFLGRADRQVKLRGFRVELAEVEAALAACPEVSSAVVLHDRGPAGDRLIGYVVPARAAGDRLRERLAQLLPEHMLPADVVGLDALPLNPNGKLDPGALPRPERVPSGGPAGSRPLGPVEELIAEVWTEVLGREGVTADSDFFALGGHSLLALRVVGRLKRERGVLIATKDVYRYPRLRDLAAHVTGLANAAPGGPTGREPGR